TATCGCCCTCCATCTCCGCTCAGTTTTCGTGAACTGCAAAAACAACACGAGCAGAATCCGAACAATCTGAACATTGCCGGGCAATATGCCTACCGCTTGCTCCGTTACCGAAAAAAACAGGAAGCTCGAAAACTCGCTCATACCGTTTTAAGTGAGCAACCACAACAAGCGCAAGCCGCTTTGACCATTGCCCACCTGGAACTCCTGTCTGAAGATCTGGAAGCTGCACAGGCAGTACTCCAACCAGCGCTGGAATCTGATTCTCCGGATGTGGAAGTCCTGGAACTGGCTGGAAAGATTCTGTTGAAACAGGAAAAATTCAGCGATGCAATCAAAGTGTATGAAACAGGCCATTTAAAATATCCGTATCAGACCGAATGGCTCCAGGGACTGGCTATCATTTACCAGCATGAAGATAATCCGAAAAAACTGGAAGCCACCTTGCTAAAGCTGGTTCATCTGGACCCCGCGGACTCTACCAGCCTGAAACTTCTAATGAAGCGCTACCTCGATCAGAAAAAATGGGAGCAAGCCCTGCACTGGGGACAGGAAGCTTTGTATGTCGATGTTCTCGATCCGGAAACACACCAGCAGCTTGCAGAAGCGGCTCTGAAACAGAATCGGCCGGAACTGGCAATCCGCGAATTGAAAATGGTATTGCACTTGGATGATAAAAATGAAGCCGTCCGATTCTTACTAACAAAAACATTACTCGATACCGGAAATAAACAGGAAGCCACTACCGAACTGGATCGGTTACTCGAACAAAATCCAAACCACGTTCAGGCACGCGCACTAAAACAAAAACTTTGATTTCGTTCGGTTCTTCCTGAATCAAATCTACCAAATATCAGATTTCATTACTGACAAGGATCCCCAGTGACCAATCTACCAGCTGATGCATCTTCAGATACTCAAAATCCCCAACAGGACACAAACGGACTTACCTTAACACAATTCCAATCTGTCATTCACACAATGTTCTTCGAAAAAGATCAGTCTCGGGGAATCGAAGGCACATTTATGTGGTTTATGGAAGAAGTGGGTGAACTGTCGTCCGCACTGCGGGATAATAATGACCGGGAGAATCTGGCTGAAGAATTTGCTGATGTTTTGGCCTGGTTGGCCACAATGGCGAATGTCGCCGGCATTGATCTGGAACAGGCAGTTACCCGAAAATATGTTCAAGGGTGCCCGCGCTGCCATCAGACCGTCTGTACCTGTGACATTGCCCGCAAACCTTGAAACGTAAACACGATTCCTGCCGAGATTTGTGGCATATAGATTGACACTGCTTGACTCCTGAATTTAGACTGGAGTAATGCGGTGAAGCCCTGGCTTCATTCTCCTTTCAGCAATATTCTCTCATCTCAGATTGCTAACGCATCAATATGAATATTTATTGCGCTGTTCAAAGTTGGATCTCGGCTTGCAGACATGCTCGCCTTTGTGGCGGATCATGCCTGATGGCACTGATTGTTTTCTTTACGTTCCAGAGCACCGCATATGCACAGCCCCCCAAGGCAGAAATTGATGCCGCCATCAAACGAGGCGTTGCCTTTCTGAAGCAAAAAAAAGACTACGGCCGCACAGGGATCAATGCGTTTGTCGCTTACACCTTGCTGAAATCAGGGGAATCGCCGGAATCACCCTATATTCAGAACTGCATCAAAAACATCCTGGCTGACCATCAACAGAAAAATAAACAAGGAGAATTAGTCTATCAACCGGGTAGTGATTACAACTATTGTGCCGGGGTTCAGTTGATGGTTCTGGAAGCGATCAGTCCGGAATTATATTACGAAGAAATTCGCACAACAACCGAATTTCTTATCAGCACGCAATTACCCGGTGGGGGTTGGTTTTACCCGCAAGACACCCCCAATAATGGTGACACCAGTATCTCACAATATGCTATCCTGGGCCTCTGGGCTGCAGAGCGTGCTGGAGTCGTCGTTCCCACAACGGTCTGGGACAAAGCTGCACGCTGGCATCTATCGACCCAGCTCACTAATGGTGCTTTTTCCTACCATCCCGGAACTCGATCTGAAAGTGCCGCCAAACATACTATGGCAGTCGCGGGCACAGGTAGTATGTATATTATTTCGATGCAACTCTATCCCGATGGCAAATTGCGTACGGGCCCTGTTGTAAAACAGAAGAAGCCCCCCAAAATGCGATTTGGTTTTCTTGAGAAAGTTGAACTCTCGGAAAAAGAGAAGGGAGAAGAGGAAAAAAACCCCTTTACCAAACCGACGATCAGTTATGCCGCGCTCCAGGGGGGAAAATCAAAAGGAGCCAATTGGGTTATCAATAACTACAATGTCCGTAACCCTACAGGTTGGCCCAACTATTATCTGTATGGAATTGAAAGAATTGCCGCGCTGGCCGATACACAAAAACTGGGACCACACGACTGGTACGCAGATGGTGCCCGGCAACTCTTGACGACCCAACTGGCAGATGGAAGCTGGAAAGGCGTCGGAAATGTCCACGCCTCGACCTGCCTGGCGATTATTTTTCTTTCAAAAGCAACGGTAAAAACACTCGGTCGCAAATATAAACCGGAACCCGTTGGCGCCGGCCTGTTAGCAGGGGGGAGAGGACTTCCTAAAAATCTGGCTGAAGTCCAGATGAGAAATGGCAAAATCGAAAACAAAAAACTCTCGGGCGATTTGAGCGAGTTACTCGCTCAACTGGAAAACCCTGCCACTGCCGACCTGGATACCACTCAGGAAACATTGGTTGAAACAATCACATTAGGAGATCGCGAACAACTGATCAAGCAGAAAGATCGCGTTTTAAAACTCATTGATGCCAGATCCCCCGATGTGCGCAGAACTGCGTTTTGGGCACTAGCCCGCACCAACGATTTCCGAATGGCTCCCCACCTGATTCGTGCATTAAAAGACCCTGACTTAGGCGTTCGGATCGAAGCACGAAATGGGCTGTGTACCCTGAGTCGGAAAATTCGTGGCTTGGGCATGCCAGCAGATCCCCTGGCCGATGCCCCAGAAAATCTTCCTGAAGCAGAACGTCTGAAGCTGGTCGAGGCCTGGTCAGATGAAGCCACCAAACGCTGGCAAAAATGGTACAACAGTATAAAGCCCTTCGAAGAAAAGTTTGACCTCTATGAAGTTCTGAATCAGTTCCCTCAATCAAAAAACAAATAAATCGACAAAACGAATTCAAGAGCAGGATCGTCAAAGACAATGGCAAAGACGACATCACAACCAGATCATCGGAAGGCACCGGTCATGCGAGTTACGCAATATGATCAGGTAAGCTCTTCACTGATTGCAGTCGTGCTGGCGCTGATCATTGCCGTCTTATGGCTCTCCATTGTCTGGGTCACCAATCGGCTACCTCAAACCGAAAATGATGTCGCACTGGAAATGGTTGATCTGGCTGGGGGAGCAGAAGATGGTTCGCCTGATGAATCTTTACAGGTGGAATCACCGGAAGACCCTGTTGATGATCCCTCTCAGATCGACACGCCTGAAGAAGAAAATCAGGTGGAGGAAATGCTGGATAGTGTCGTCGAGCTCTCAGACAAAGCGACTCAGCAGGTTCAACAGCAAACACAAACCGACCTGACCAACTCGGGAAAAATGGGAAGTGCCGCCGGCACCGGAAAACGTGCCTTGGGTTTTGGACCCGGCAAAAAAGGCCTCCCGCGGGAACAACGCTGGTTCATCAAGTTTTCCGATCGCGGTTCGCTGATCGATTATGCCAAACAACTCGACTATTTCAAAATCGAATTAGGAGCTTTGTTGAAAAGCGGTCAGATGATCTACTTATCGAATGTCTCATCGACCAAACCAGTGACACGGGTCGCTTCTTCCGGGGCCAATGAAAAACGACTCTATATGACCTGGCAAGGAGGCGAACGCAGAACCAGTGATCTCAGCTTGTTTAAAAAAGCAGGCCATGACGTCACAGGGGCGATTCTGTTCCACTTTTATCCAAAGGAAACAGAAAACCAACTGCTTTTGATGGAAAAAAAATATAGAAACAAGAATTTTGATGAAATCCGACGTACTTATTTTACAGTCCGCGGTGATCGTAGAGGATATAATTTCGAAGTGACTCGTCAAACTTATTTTCGATAACGACACAAAAGTAGGCATCTATGAATTACTCACTCGCTCCTATCTTAAACGCTGCCGGAATCGCCATCTATGTTGCCTTAGGGTTAACCGCATTGTACGGCGTCTTTTGTGTGATCCTGCTGGTCAGACAGATCTCCCAAAAACGGTTTTTGACACAAAATGCAGCCAATGAATTCCTGGACCAGATCCATGAAGACATTGAGAAAAAAGATTATGAATCGGTTGTCAACCTTTGTGATTCCCCCCCTTACTGGAGCAAGGCAGTACCACAATTGATCCTGGTCGCAATGGCCAATATGGAACGCCCGGCGAAAAAACTCAGACAGATGCTCGCTGAAAAGTTTGAACGGGACATTTTAGCTGAGCTTGAATATCGAGTGTCCTGGATCAGCACGATTGTTAAAAGTGCGCCGATGTTGGGACTATTGGGGACTGTGATCGGGATGATCAACGCTTTTGACAAAATCGGAAACATGCAGGAATCGGGCGGCGATCCCAGCCAACTGGCCGGCGAAATCAGTTTTGCTTTATTCACCACAGCTGCAGGTCTGGCGGTAGCGATCCCTCTGGTGATGGCTGGTGCTTTAATACACGTTCGCATTGGAAAACTGCAAGATTCGGTTCAAGAACATACGGGAGAGTTTCTGGATATTCTGGAAGCCTCGCGCAAGTCATGATTCTGGTAAGGTAAATCGAACATGGCTCAAAATAAATCATTATTCAATACAGACGATGATGGCTGGAAAAAAAAGTCCACAACAGGTGGAGGGGGTGACGATCTGGACATCACTCCAATGATTGACGTCACCTTTCTGTTGCTTATTTTTTTCATGGTGACATCCACCATGCAGGCCACACAGGATTCCGACGTTCCCGTCGCCCGACACGGTGTTGGCGTGGATACTCGCGGATCATCTATCGTTCTGGTGCATAATGATGGCAATGGACTGAATGGAACGAGTGTTGTGGAATTCAAAGAAGCGGGCAATGCGGTCGAAGTCACGCTGGAAGAACTGACAGCACGCATCCGAGAACGAGTTCAGGGTGGTGTGATGGATGTGATTATTAAAGCAGATCGGGGTGTACCTCATGGATTTGTTCAAGAGGTTACCCGGGCTGTGACCGAAGTCGACGGCGTTAAATTTTATATCGGAATTGAAGAGAAGAAAAAGAATTAATCATTATTCGGCGATATGCC
This genomic interval from Gimesia alba contains the following:
- a CDS encoding MazG nucleotide pyrophosphohydrolase domain-containing protein, which translates into the protein MFFEKDQSRGIEGTFMWFMEEVGELSSALRDNNDRENLAEEFADVLAWLATMANVAGIDLEQAVTRKYVQGCPRCHQTVCTCDIARKP
- a CDS encoding MotA/TolQ/ExbB proton channel family protein, with amino-acid sequence MNYSLAPILNAAGIAIYVALGLTALYGVFCVILLVRQISQKRFLTQNAANEFLDQIHEDIEKKDYESVVNLCDSPPYWSKAVPQLILVAMANMERPAKKLRQMLAEKFERDILAELEYRVSWISTIVKSAPMLGLLGTVIGMINAFDKIGNMQESGGDPSQLAGEISFALFTTAAGLAVAIPLVMAGALIHVRIGKLQDSVQEHTGEFLDILEASRKS
- a CDS encoding ExbD/TolR family protein; the protein is MAQNKSLFNTDDDGWKKKSTTGGGGDDLDITPMIDVTFLLLIFFMVTSTMQATQDSDVPVARHGVGVDTRGSSIVLVHNDGNGLNGTSVVEFKEAGNAVEVTLEELTARIRERVQGGVMDVIIKADRGVPHGFVQEVTRAVTEVDGVKFYIGIEEKKKN